In Paenibacillus stellifer, the DNA window GGGGAATCGCATACTGGCCCTGGCCCTGGTTGACAGCCGCTTCATCGAACACGATGGCCCGCGAGCTGGTCGTCCCTTGGTCCAGAGACAAAATAAAGCGGCTCATAAGACCGCTCCGCTCAGCCAAGCTCCCGTTAAACGGATGGGCTTCGATCGTATTAACTCATGATGAGAGATGGGGTTTGGATTCATAGGGTTCCTCCTGTTTTGTTCCACGAAGAACAAGATTTAAGTGCCTATTTCAACAAAAAGCACCTCCAGTTCGAGAGGCGCTGACAGACAAAGTTTAAATTTATGGTTTTTCGACAGGCAGGCGCATCGTGAAACAGGTGCCTTCACCGAGACGGCTGGCAGCGGAAATATGGCCGCCATGGGATTCCACGATATTCTTGACGATGGCAAGTCCAAGGCCTGTGCCTACGGACTCGCCCCGCACCCGCGCCTTGTCCGCCTTATAGAATCGCTCGAAGATAAAGGGCAGGTCTGCGGACGGAATGCCCGCTCCTTCATCGCGCACTTCGATCTCAATCTCCGAACGGTTCGACTGGGCGATCCAGTCGGCGACGATATCGATCCGTTTCCCGGCTGGAGTATGGCGGAACGCATTGTCGAGCAGATTGGTGAGCACCTGCTCCAGCTTGTCTTCATCCCCATCGTGAAGCCACAGCTCGCTGCTCTTCCGAATACAGCGGAGATCGATATTCCGTTCCTTCGCCCGGACAGAGAACTTACGGTAAATACGCTCCAGCAGTTCACTCACGTTCACGACCGCCCGGCTCATATCGGTATGGCCGGCTTCCATGCGGGCCAAATCCAGAAGATCTTTGACCAGCCTGCCCATCCGAAGCGACTCGTCGTGAATGACCTGGATCAGCTCGCTGCTCTCCTCCGGTGAGGCCGCCATTCCATCCAGCAGCGCCTCACTATAGCCCTGCATCATCGACAGCGGAGTGCGGATTTCATGGGAGACATTCGCCAGGAAATCCCTGCGCATCTTCTCAAGCCGCACCTCTTCGGTCACATCGCGAAGCACCGCCACCGCGCCTTGAATTTCATTGTCCGTATACAGCGGCGCCATGTGCACGGACCATACGCCCTGCCGGACATGCACATTATCGCTGTAGTCGCCCCCGTCCTCCTGTGTCTTCAGGAAGAGCGGCCGCAGCGGAAGCGGAATTCCGGCAAGTCCGCCGGAGGTTTCAGGGAAAGCTTCTTCCCCTTCATGCTCCCATTTCAAATCGCTCCACTGCTCCAGAAGCTCCTGGCCATGGGGATTGGTCAGCACGATGGAGCCCTCGTTGTCGAACGTAATTACGGGATCACTCATGCTTCGGAGTACGCTGGACAGCAAGCTTTTTTCATGATTAAGGCTTCGGATGTTGCCCTCCAGCTCTGCGGCCATATGATTGAAGGAAGTAGCCAGCACTCCGATCTCGTCGCTTGTCACCACATTCACGCGGGTTCCATACTCACCCTTGCGTATCGAGTTAGCCGCCTCGATGAGGCGCTGCATCGGCTGCGTAATCTTGGTGAACAGAAAGAGCGCGAAGACGGTTGTCATGGAGAATCCGATCATGCCCGTGTACATATACAGCCGCTTGATCGCTCCCGAATTGGAAAATTTGCTGTCAATATACGGAAGCAGAAACAGCCCGAGCGTCATCAGCACAATCGCGACGAGACAAATAATCGTCACCCACAGCTTACCGACAAGGCTTCTCCAGAAATTCACTTACTTCGGGACCTCAAGCTTGTATCCGACGCCCCAGACCGTCGTGATCATCGCAGCTGACTCCGGCGACACCTTGTTCAGCTTCTCGCGCAATCGTTTGACATGAGTATCCACCGTACGGAGATCGCCGAAGAACTCATAATTCCATACATCCTTCAGCAGTTCCTCGCGGGAGAACACCTTGTCCGGAGAGACGGCCAAATAGTGCAGCAGCTCATATTCCTTCGGGGTAAGGCTCACTTCCTGCCCGCCCGCTGTCACGCGATGCGCGTCATGCTCGATAATGAGATGGGGAAATACGATATTGTTGCTCGAATTCGTTTCTTTGGATAGAAAGGCGGTTGCCGAGGATCGTCGCATAATCGCTTTTACCCGGTAAATGACCTCGCGAGGACTGAACGGTTTGACAACATAGTCGTCGGCGCCCATTTCGAAGCCCTGAACGCGGTTGATTTCCTCGCCCTTGGCTGTGAGCATCAAGACCGGCGTCGATTTCACATCGCGCAGCCGGGTGAGAACCTCGATTCCGTCTATTCCCGGGAGCATCACATCTAGCAGAATCAATCCGTAGTCCGCGGCTGTCGCTTTTCTCAGCGCAATTTCTCCGTCTTCCGCTTCGTCAATCTCATAGCCTTCCTTCTCCAGATACATTTTCAGCAGACGGCGGATACGCTCTTCATCGTCCACAACCAGAATTCTATTCAGATGTTCTGCCATTTCACAACAACCCCTTCATCGGATACAATACAAGATTGCTAGGATGGCTGCGTCTTATCGGCCGATCGGCCGGGTTAATCCGTACCCGCATAGAGCTGCAGACCGGTGATAACCAGATTAACGCCAACCAGAGTAAACATGACAATCAACAAGCCGGGTACCGCCAGCCTGACCAAATTCCGCCCTGCCATCCGAGTGCCGGACGGTGATATGATTAGCGCTGTGAACAACCAGGTTACCTGTGCCCGGTCTTCCTTCGGATTCCGTCCCCGGAATCGCCTAGGCCGCCCTGTCCCAATCTGTGTCTAGATCAGGAGGCCCAGGAAAATGATCGGAAACCCGATAGCTATAGCCCGGCAGGTGAATTTATCGAGATCACTTTCGTTGGCGACATCAAATGTCAGGATCAGATATGCTCCCAAGGAGCTGACAGACCATAAGCCTCAACAGCCAATAGCGCCGCCAGTTGCCGGGAACCAAATTCACCGCGTTCAATGTACGCCCCGGGGTGATACCCTTCATCCAGGAGAGAGCCTCGAACAAGGGCTTGTTCACTCCAAGAAATGACTCAAAACGCTCAATTTCGCAATGCTAAGTTGCCTCGATCGGAGGCATTTTATAACTGACTTTCTCTATTGTACTATCATTGCTCCCGGGATTGTCAACGATAACATTGGTCCGGGTAATCACCGTCATGCACCTTGCCCCACGGGAAGCGGAGGCGGAACCCGAAACCCCGTAATAATCTGACGTGCTGACAAAGAAAATCCTTGCCGTACACCTGCCGTTGGTATTCCGCAGAGCTTCCGTAGAGCTTCCGTCAATTTGCTGATTTTCTCCCAGAGCGCGTCCACTCGAAATTGACACCCCAAAATTTACCATCGACCTGACTCAGAGCCTGCCGCAATTCGGGTTCGCTGTACCCGGTTGGCTTCCGCTACACCCGGCCAGCTAACTCACTTCTACAAGTCACGTAGCTGCATGGGGAGGATACGCGTCTTCAGTATCTGTCCGGCTGCTCATGAAGAAACCAGCTTTTCAATCTCGGCATTCAGTGTACCCATGTCCAGCTGTCCGATATGAATATTGTCGATCCGGCCTTTTGCGTTAATAAAAATAGTAGTCGGCAGCGGAGAAATGCCATAGCTGATCACTGCTGTGCGGTCCGGGTCGATCAATATCGGAAACTCTGCCCCCGCGCTCTTGGCAAAGTCCCGCACCGTCGCCCTGTCCTCGGCCACATTGATACCCACAATGACAACGTCTTCATTCTTCCATTTGTTCCACTGTGTCTGGAGGACAGGCATCTCCTTCACACAAGGTGTGCACCATGAGCCCCAGAAGTTCAGCACGACCGCCTTGCCTTTGTATTCGTTCAGCGAATGCGTTCTTCCATCAAGCCCAAGCAGATCAAAAGACGGCGCGCATCCGCCTTCCTCCGCTTTTCCGTTCCCGCCAAATATCGATGCGCCCACGGCGTAGCTTCCCAAGAGAACTGCCAGAGCCAGGATGATAAGTTGAATTTGCTTTCTTCCTATACTCAAAGCAATAGCCCCCTATGGACAGAATGTCCGTAATGACATTTTTCCTTATTTTCACCAGATGTGTGAACATCTTATGAACATTATAACGAAAGCTGCCATACTTTTCCGGGGGCTATTTGTGAACATTATGTGTCTTTGCGTGTGTTGTTGCCTTTGGAAAGACCGGCCTTGGCCATTTGCCGCAGCGATTCAATTTCTTCCTTAGTCAAATGCCGGTATGTCCCCCGCTTCAAATTCTGAAGCAGAAGATCGCCGAACGATATCCGCTTCAGCCGGATCACAGGATGGGAGATCGCCTCGAACATGCGCCGCACCTGTCGGTTTCTTCCTTCATGAATCGTGATGCTGATAACGGATTCCTTGCCATCTTCGTTGATATCCTTGTACTCTACTTCAGCCGGAGCGGTCATGCCGTCCTCCAGCTTGACGCCTTCCTTGAGCTTGTCCAGCGATGTGCCGTGCGGTACGCCCTTGACGGTCGCCAGATAAGTCTTCGGCACATGATGCTTCGGATGAGTCAGCAGATTTGCGAACTCGCCGTCGTTGGTCAGCAGCAGCAAACCCTCCGTATCATAATCCAGGCGGCCGATCGGATAGACCCGCTCTTTGATTCCCTTCATGTAATCCGTGACGATCTTACGCCCCTTCGGGTCAGAAGCACTCGTGATGACGCCCTTCGGCTTGTTGAAGATAATGTAGATTTTATTTTCGCCCGAGATCGGTTTGCCCGATACCTTGATCACATCGTTGGCCGGGTCGGCCTTCGTGCCAAGAGCGGTCACTACCTCCCCGTTCACTTCTACTTTGCCTGCCAGAATAAGCTCTTCGCACTTGCGTCTGGACGCAACTCCGGCCTGTGCCAGTATTTTCTGCAATCTTTCCATTGTCGATTTGGTCACCTCAGCCTAATGATACCCATCGCCGGGGTAAAGCACAAGTTCATTCCATGGAAAAAAGAACCCCGGGCAGGAATCGTCATGCGGCTTGACAACAGGCGGTGAGATGCAATACCTGGCGGACAGCTCCAGAATGAGCCGGCAGGCCGCAAAAGTCTGAGCTTCGGTGGCTCCGGGTACAGAAGCGTATCCGAAATCACCCTCGAGACAGAGATGGATATTCTCGGGATCAGTCAAGAGCGGCGCCGCGAATATAGTACCATCCGCGCCGATCCAGAAATCGAAACCCTTGCCGTTAATGGAGTGACAGACGGAGTGATGAATGACGAACCCTTTGTATGACGGCATGCCTATCTCCCCTTCCCGCCGGATGCTGTGCATTAGCATATGTCAGTATCGGCACCGGTGTGAATGTCTCGACACAAAAGCCAGCCGCCAGTGTGCAGCGGGCGGCTGGCTGTGGCAGGAGGCGGCAAGAGCAGAAACGGCGGCGCAGGCGGGCTAAGACGGATGTTGCCGATCATCTATGAGCCAGGAGTGCTGACGATAGCAGGCGATGTGGCGGGACACGTTAAGGGTAGCGAGACGAATTAAGGTCAGCGTGACACATCGCGGACAGTAATCCGCGCCCAATCCGCAGACCCATCACGCTCGCGTGCAGGTGTGGCGTTCGCTACCCGTACACGATGAGGCAGACTGCGACCGCCGCTGCAAAGCCGACAAGGTCGGAGAACAGCCCGACCTTCAGGGCGTAGCGCCCGTTGCGGATGCCGACTGCTCCGAAGTAGACGGTCAGCACGTACAGCGTGGTGTCCGTGCTTCCCTGAATCGTGGAGGCGATGCGACCGATCATTGAGTCCGGGCCGTAGACCCGGATGAGTTCTGTAGTGTAAGCGAGCGAACCGGTTCCGGTGAGCGGGCGCAGAAGCCCGAGCGGCAGCACCTCCGGCGGGACACCGAGCTGGCGCATGAGCGGCGTCAGGAAGCTCATCAAATAATCCAGCGCTCCGGAAGCCCGGAAGACGCTGATTGCCACCATCATCCCCACCAGAGGGGGGATGATGCCGACGGCTGTGCCGAAGCCCTCCTTCGCACCGTCGACGAATGATTCGTAGACGGGAACCTTGCGGGCGTAGGCATAAAGAGGAATAAAGGCGATCAGGACCGGGATCGCCCAGGTGGACACGAGGGTAATCAGCTCGTACACGGACAGGCCTCCTTTCGCTGGATTGGCTTGACAGCCGCCCTGCTATCCCGTCTTGGTCGGCCGCGAAGCGGCGCCGCTTGTTGGCGGCAGAGCGGCGTGGCTGCCCGGCTGCGATGCGGGTCCGCCCGCGTCATGCAGCCCCAGCGATGGCGGAGTCCCGGGAGGCCTCCGCAGCAGTTCGAGCCGACGGCACAGCCGGTCGGCCAAGATTGCGGCGAGCGTGGCGACGAATGTGGCCGCGAGTGTCGTTCCGACGATGCCGGCGGGCTCGGTCGATCCGTAATTCAGGCGGATCGCGATCAGCGTCGCCGGAATGAGCGTAATGCTGGCGGTATTGAGCGCCAGCAGGGTGCACATCGCCGGCGTGGCGGTGTGCTTGTCAGGGTTCAGCGTCTGCAATTCCTGCATCGCCTTGATGCCCATCGGCGTCGCGGCGTTGCCGAGACCGAGCAGATTGGCGCTCATGTTGGAGAGGATGTACCCGATGGCCGGATGGCCCTTCGGCACATCGGGGAACAGGAAGCGGACGACCGGGCCGAGCGCCTTCGCAATCAGCCGCAGCAGACCGCCATCCTCGGCTATTCGCATCATGCCAAGCCAGAAGGCGAGTACACTGATCAACCCGAAGCTGACCGTCACACCGGTCTTGGCGCCGTCGAAGACCGCCGCCGTGAAGTCGTCCATGCGCCCGGTCACTGCGGCGAAGATGAAGCCGATGAGAATCATGCCGAGCCAGATGGCGTTAATCACGGGCTTCACCCCCTCCACGGAACGGGTCGAACAGCGCCTTAAGCGCGCTTCCCGCCGCCTGAAGCCAGGTACCCGCCTGATGTGGAACCGCCGCAGTCTCACGGCCTGCCGCCGACTGGCTCACCTTTGGCAGGTGGCCTTCTTCATACATCGGCACCCTGCCAATCTCCTGTCCGCCAAGCTTCAGAACAAGCACTCCGCGAAGGCCGAAGTTCAGGTCACTGCCGCTTGCGGCTTTCGAATTCAACACCAGCTCCTTCACAATCCGCTCTTCCTCACCGGGCCCGAACGGATAGGAGAACTGAAGGCTTGCCTCCAGCGGATATCCCTCCACCCGGTCGCCGCGTTCGACGACCGTTCGCAGCGGAAATCGGTTAAACCCGAAATTCAGCAGCGAGGCGTGGTCGTTCCAGTCATTCCCATCGTTCAGCGTTACCGCCACAAGCTGCTGCCCGTTCCGCGTCGCGGAGCTTACCAGGCAGCGCAGCGCTTTTTTCGTATAGCCCGTTTTGACGCCGTCAGCTCCTTCATACAACCGGAGCATTTTGTTTTTGTTAAGCCACTTGTAATCCCATTTGTCATTGGGGTTGTCGGCCGTCTTCACCTGCGTCTTCACGATTTCCTTGAATACCGGGTTATGCATGGCATATGCCGTCAGTACCGCGAGATCGTTCGCAGTGGAATAATGCTCCTTGGCATCGAGGCCATGCGGATTCTCGAAATGGGTATGGTTAAGTCCAAGCTCCTCCGCCTTGGCATTCATCAACATGACAAAGCCGGCCTCCGATCCGCCCACATGCTCGGCGATGGCTGTCGCCGCGTCGTTGCCCGAGCGAAGCATCAGCCCGTACAGCATATTCTCCAGCGTCATCTGCTCGCCCTGCTTCAGAAACAGCGACGAGCCTTCCTTGGCATAAGCGTTCCGGCCGACCGTCACCTTGCTGCTTAAATCCCCGTATTCGATCGCTACTATCGCCGTCATAATCTTGGTCAGACTTGCGATCAGCATCGGCTCGTCTCCATGATTGCTGTACAGAATCCGTCCGGATTCCACATCAATTAGCGCGGCTGCCTTGGCATGGGTTGATACCTCCACCTCTTCCGCATGAGCGCCCGCGAACGGCACCAGCAGCAGCAGTCCGCACAGAATCCAAATAAGGGACATCCTTAATTGTATGTTCTTCATGCTCAACCTCCGGCTCCTAACCCCATTTTGTACAAGTGTATGCCAGTCCGGTTAGCGGTATGTCCCATACTGCCCGGAACTCAAGAAAATCTTAAGAGATTCTTTAGAAAGGCTCCACGTTCCTATTAAGAAGTTGCGGCTATCATTGGGGTGTAGACAACATGAAGCACCAAATGACGAAAGGACTGATACACTTTGCCCAATGCATCAAAACCGCAGCAGCTGCCCGAGCTAATCATTGTCCGCGCCTTCTGTATTTTGGGGTTATTCTCATCCACGCTACTTCTTACGCCACGGTTCAGTTCGAAGAATCGCGATACTTCTTCTTCTACAACTTTCTGAACATCTTCATGAAATTTGCGGTTCCCGCATTTCTCGCACTGAACGCATTCGTTCTGTTCTACAACTACGGAGGAAGACGAGTCACCCTGCAGATGACCGCAACGTTCTACAAACGCCGACGCTGATGGTCCATATTCGAAAAATCCGCGAAAAAATCGAGCTGGACCCGCGAAATCCGGAGTACATCAAGATGGTCTGGGGGGTCGGCTACAAAATGGAAAAAGGGAGAGGGAACGATTGACGATACGGAAATTGCCGGGAACCCTGCCCTGGAAAATGAATGCAAGAACGGTTACTCTTTCGACCGGAAGCTGCTCTGTTCAGTTCAGGGTCGGCAGCAAGACAGCCATCGTTAACGGGACAAGTCGCGAGCTTAAGTCTGCCCCGCTTCTCCTGAGCGGAAAGGCACTGGTGCCCTTATCGTTCGTTGCGGAAGCCTTCGGAGATTCGGTGCACATCCTTTTTAATAAAACAGGAAGGGTCTGCCACAGCGGCATCAGCTGTTGGACAGACCCTTCTCTTTTTGCATGCATGAGATACTTCGTCACTTCGAACCTTGTTCGAGGTTTAATGCTTAATAACGGGCTTACGGTCTGGATGACGTATAATGAACGTCGCCGGCTTCAGTCACGGGCGTCGCAGGGATAGTCGGGTTATATGGCGCTGCTCCGGGCACGGCCCCCGTATTAATCCCGTTTGTCTGGAACATGGTCTGGATCTTGTCGATGAGACCCGGAGTAGCATCGATAATCTTCTCAAAGATATGAGTCTGGTTGTCCAGCGGCACGATATGCACACCCTCCCGGCCAACGACCAGAAAAGCAATTGGACGGATCGAGACGCCGCCGCCGCTGCCGCCGCCGAACGGAAGCATCTTCACGCCGCCATTTTGCCCCTGTGCATGCTTATCGTCTTCTTCCACATGGAAATCGCTGCCACCGGCCGCAAAGCCGAAAGCGACCTTGCTGATCGGCAGAATGATGCTGCCATCTTTCGTTTCAACCGGTTCGCCGACGATCGTATTCACGTCCACCATGGCCTTGATGTTCTCCATCGCGGTCTGCATCAGACCCTGAATGGGATGCTCAGACATATTGTTCCCTCCACTTGTTCAAGTTGACTTCGAGCTGTCTGAGCTTTAGTCTCTCCAAAGTGAAGATGAGTATGTACCGGGCAGGAGCGAAATAACTCCGCTAAGTGGAGCATTGTCATCTTTGCCCATTTAATGCTGCTCTTTCAACTCCTTGGCCCAGCTGCCCCTGCGGGCAATCTTAAGCAGCTCCCACCATTGCCGTACCCCCTGATCCTCCCGGATCACGCGAAGCGCAAGCCGAAAGCCCGCGTACACGGCATAGCCGGCGGAGAACTGTCCGGCGCAGTCCACTTTGGTCAGGTAGCAAATTTGATCGACGAAGCGCGGAACTACAAAGAGCCTCGGCTTTTCCTTCAGTCGGATGATTTGCGAAATCCAGCCGATCAGCGTCCATTTCAAGGCCCACAAAGCACCGGCAGCCGTAGCCGTTCCCGCTGCGTCTCCGAGCGAGAAATCGGTGGACCAATCAAGCTTGGTGATTTTCACATGCGTCAGGGTTTCGGCAGTCCATGTTTTGAGTCCGCGTGTCGCGGCAAGAGCCCTTTTCCCGAAATCCATCCATTCGCTGACATCTTTCCTGTCAATATTTCGCTCCTTATCATCTGCCGAGACGGAAGGAGCAACACCGGTCTTCTCCAGCTTCACGTGAAGTCCGCGCCGAATCCCCTCGAATATGAACCCTGGAACGGTATAATGGTATTTCACCAATCCGTACAGGGCGATAATCTGAATCTCAAGGCGTTCATCGGGTCCCCGCTTCTGGAACTTCAGGGCAAAACGAATATGCGAAAAGAGCACCAGCACGATGACGGCCAGCAGCAGTACAGCGATAATGAGCAGCCAGAGCTTCACGGATTAACCCCCAAGCCATCTACATAATAGGATCACTTGGATTAGTATGGCAGACTTGGGCTGGGATAATTCGATAATAATAACCTGAATCAAAGTCATGTCGAAGCAATTGCCGAACCCGTTCTAATAAAAAAACCGCAGACCCATACGTGTTCAAGTCCGAAAGCATGGAATCAGCCCGGCGTTCGGCGGTAGCCCGAACTACGCCTCCAGAATTCCACACATTCATGCTGCGAACGTACTTGGTCTGCGGTTACATGGTGATGGCAGGCGCAATCAATCTCCTGCTTGTCAGGACTGCTCCACTTCATCCAGCGTCATCTGCTGGGCATCCAGCTTGTTGAAAAGCAGCTGTGTTTCCTCTTCCAGATTGTCGCTCACATCGGAGGCGGACGGCTCAGGAAGCTCCTTCAGGCTGGCAAGGCCGAAGGTCTCCAGAAAAGACTTCGTCGTGCCGTACAGAATCGGCCGCCCGATCGCCTCGGCCCGGCCAACCTCTTGAATCAGGTCCTTGTTAACCAGCGTCTGGAGAGCTCGTTCCGCCTTGACACCGCGAATCTCCTCGATTTCGACCCGGGTAATCGGCTGGCGGTAAGCGACAATTGACAGCGTTTCAAGTGCCGCCTGCGACAGGGATGCCCGCGACGGCGAGTAAGCAAGCCGCTCGAAATAGTGCGCATGCTCCGGCAAGGTCGCAAGCCGGAAATTGCCGGCGATCTGCACGACCTGAAGACCGCGGTGCTGGTTCGCAAGATCGCTTCTGAGCTCCTCCAACGCTTCGGCTG includes these proteins:
- a CDS encoding ATP-binding protein; its protein translation is MNFWRSLVGKLWVTIICLVAIVLMTLGLFLLPYIDSKFSNSGAIKRLYMYTGMIGFSMTTVFALFLFTKITQPMQRLIEAANSIRKGEYGTRVNVVTSDEIGVLATSFNHMAAELEGNIRSLNHEKSLLSSVLRSMSDPVITFDNEGSIVLTNPHGQELLEQWSDLKWEHEGEEAFPETSGGLAGIPLPLRPLFLKTQEDGGDYSDNVHVRQGVWSVHMAPLYTDNEIQGAVAVLRDVTEEVRLEKMRRDFLANVSHEIRTPLSMMQGYSEALLDGMAASPEESSELIQVIHDESLRMGRLVKDLLDLARMEAGHTDMSRAVVNVSELLERIYRKFSVRAKERNIDLRCIRKSSELWLHDGDEDKLEQVLTNLLDNAFRHTPAGKRIDIVADWIAQSNRSEIEIEVRDEGAGIPSADLPFIFERFYKADKARVRGESVGTGLGLAIVKNIVESHGGHISAASRLGEGTCFTMRLPVEKP
- a CDS encoding response regulator transcription factor, which translates into the protein MAEHLNRILVVDDEERIRRLLKMYLEKEGYEIDEAEDGEIALRKATAADYGLILLDVMLPGIDGIEVLTRLRDVKSTPVLMLTAKGEEINRVQGFEMGADDYVVKPFSPREVIYRVKAIMRRSSATAFLSKETNSSNNIVFPHLIIEHDAHRVTAGGQEVSLTPKEYELLHYLAVSPDKVFSREELLKDVWNYEFFGDLRTVDTHVKRLREKLNKVSPESAAMITTVWGVGYKLEVPK
- a CDS encoding redoxin domain-containing protein, whose protein sequence is MSIGRKQIQLIILALAVLLGSYAVGASIFGGNGKAEEGGCAPSFDLLGLDGRTHSLNEYKGKAVVLNFWGSWCTPCVKEMPVLQTQWNKWKNEDVVIVGINVAEDRATVRDFAKSAGAEFPILIDPDRTAVISYGISPLPTTIFINAKGRIDNIHIGQLDMGTLNAEIEKLVSS
- a CDS encoding pseudouridine synthase, which codes for MERLQKILAQAGVASRRKCEELILAGKVEVNGEVVTALGTKADPANDVIKVSGKPISGENKIYIIFNKPKGVITSASDPKGRKIVTDYMKGIKERVYPIGRLDYDTEGLLLLTNDGEFANLLTHPKHHVPKTYLATVKGVPHGTSLDKLKEGVKLEDGMTAPAEVEYKDINEDGKESVISITIHEGRNRQVRRMFEAISHPVIRLKRISFGDLLLQNLKRGTYRHLTKEEIESLRQMAKAGLSKGNNTRKDT
- a CDS encoding peptidoglycan recognition protein family protein, with the translated sequence MPSYKGFVIHHSVCHSINGKGFDFWIGADGTIFAAPLLTDPENIHLCLEGDFGYASVPGATEAQTFAACRLILELSARYCISPPVVKPHDDSCPGFFFPWNELVLYPGDGYH
- a CDS encoding spore maturation protein; this translates as MYELITLVSTWAIPVLIAFIPLYAYARKVPVYESFVDGAKEGFGTAVGIIPPLVGMMVAISVFRASGALDYLMSFLTPLMRQLGVPPEVLPLGLLRPLTGTGSLAYTTELIRVYGPDSMIGRIASTIQGSTDTTLYVLTVYFGAVGIRNGRYALKVGLFSDLVGFAAAVAVCLIVYG
- a CDS encoding nucleoside recognition domain-containing protein, giving the protein MINAIWLGMILIGFIFAAVTGRMDDFTAAVFDGAKTGVTVSFGLISVLAFWLGMMRIAEDGGLLRLIAKALGPVVRFLFPDVPKGHPAIGYILSNMSANLLGLGNAATPMGIKAMQELQTLNPDKHTATPAMCTLLALNTASITLIPATLIAIRLNYGSTEPAGIVGTTLAATFVATLAAILADRLCRRLELLRRPPGTPPSLGLHDAGGPASQPGSHAALPPTSGAASRPTKTG
- a CDS encoding D-alanyl-D-alanine carboxypeptidase family protein gives rise to the protein MKNIQLRMSLIWILCGLLLLVPFAGAHAEEVEVSTHAKAAALIDVESGRILYSNHGDEPMLIASLTKIMTAIVAIEYGDLSSKVTVGRNAYAKEGSSLFLKQGEQMTLENMLYGLMLRSGNDAATAIAEHVGGSEAGFVMLMNAKAEELGLNHTHFENPHGLDAKEHYSTANDLAVLTAYAMHNPVFKEIVKTQVKTADNPNDKWDYKWLNKNKMLRLYEGADGVKTGYTKKALRCLVSSATRNGQQLVAVTLNDGNDWNDHASLLNFGFNRFPLRTVVERGDRVEGYPLEASLQFSYPFGPGEEERIVKELVLNSKAASGSDLNFGLRGVLVLKLGGQEIGRVPMYEEGHLPKVSQSAAGRETAAVPHQAGTWLQAAGSALKALFDPFRGGGEARD
- a CDS encoding copper amine oxidase N-terminal domain-containing protein, whose product is MPGTLPWKMNARTVTLSTGSCSVQFRVGSKTAIVNGTSRELKSAPLLLSGKALVPLSFVAEAFGDSVHILFNKTGRVCHSGISCWTDPSLFACMRYFVTSNLVRGLMLNNGLTVWMTYNERRRLQSRASQG
- the ytfJ gene encoding GerW family sporulation protein, which codes for MSEHPIQGLMQTAMENIKAMVDVNTIVGEPVETKDGSIILPISKVAFGFAAGGSDFHVEEDDKHAQGQNGGVKMLPFGGGSGGGVSIRPIAFLVVGREGVHIVPLDNQTHIFEKIIDATPGLIDKIQTMFQTNGINTGAVPGAAPYNPTIPATPVTEAGDVHYTSSRP
- a CDS encoding DUF2953 domain-containing protein, coding for MKLWLLIIAVLLLAVIVLVLFSHIRFALKFQKRGPDERLEIQIIALYGLVKYHYTVPGFIFEGIRRGLHVKLEKTGVAPSVSADDKERNIDRKDVSEWMDFGKRALAATRGLKTWTAETLTHVKITKLDWSTDFSLGDAAGTATAAGALWALKWTLIGWISQIIRLKEKPRLFVVPRFVDQICYLTKVDCAGQFSAGYAVYAGFRLALRVIREDQGVRQWWELLKIARRGSWAKELKEQH
- the scpB gene encoding SMC-Scp complex subunit ScpB, whose protein sequence is MDYKSLKSIIEGLLFLAGEEGLSVRQIADITEQRPDLAAEALEELRSDLANQHRGLQVVQIAGNFRLATLPEHAHYFERLAYSPSRASLSQAALETLSIVAYRQPITRVEIEEIRGVKAERALQTLVNKDLIQEVGRAEAIGRPILYGTTKSFLETFGLASLKELPEPSASDVSDNLEEETQLLFNKLDAQQMTLDEVEQS